The Chitinivibrio alkaliphilus ACht1 genomic interval CCGATCCCGGAAAAGACCGCGCTCTCCTGCCTGTATCAGGGCAAAAAGTAGATAATTGATATATTCCCGGCCCTTTCCGATAAGGGTCACCGTGAGCCGCACGGTATCGGTCTTTTCTCTAAACACATCCTCCGCAGAAAGAATAAAGGGGTGACTGGCTTTTTTCACTCCGGGCAAAACGTCATTATCCTGCGCCACATGGGTTTCAAAAAACCAGGCATAGGCGCAGTTGTTTTTCAACAGGCAGGATTCACACGTCCCGTCTTTCATAGCACAGGATATTTTCTTCAGAGCGTTGCCGATAACGCTGCGAAACAAAAACGTCGGATAGGTCTTAAAAAAGACCGGCTGAGAAAAACGCAGGGTGAATTCGACTTTGCTGTAGGTTAGCATTTCAATAACTCCTGAATATGCCTGTATCGGTTTTCTTCTCCTTTTAAGTTTTTCACCTCCTTTTACTTTTCCGCCTGTAAAAACCAAGTATGAGCTCTGCAAGTTCTATCTCCTCCGCAGTAATCGATTTTTATTCTTCAGGTATCTATCATACAGCTCAATTGCACGCTGCTCATCACCACGCTGAAGGAGAAGTATATCTTTTCGAATACCTTCTGCAGAAGCAAGAGCATTTTCATAGGCCTGCTCCTCCTCTTCCTTTTCTTTTATTTTCTGCTCCTCCTTCTCTTTTTTTCTGCAATTCGTTTTGCTTCAGCCTTTGCCTCAGCCTCTTTTCGACGGCGTTCATCAGCTCTTAGCTTATCCTGCTCAACTTTAAGCCAGATATCCTCGCTTACGTCGCTGGGAGCAGTAAATCGCCCATATCCCGTGGCAGTTTTTGCACCAAGACCCAGTTCCGTGAGAGCTGTATTAAATGCCTCCATCAATTGTGGCGCATACTTTTTAGCATCATCGTTGATGAAGAATCCACGGAATGCAAATTCAAGCCCCTTTTCCACTGCGAGAAACTGAATGGGAACGGGTGACTCTGTTTCAACCGGATACGGATTCTTGCCACCATAGTAGTTGGAAAAATGTGGCGTCATAACATCGGCCACAACCTGCGGAATATCTACTGAATAGCTATCCATAAAGACAAAACCGCCACGAGAAGCATTTGCAGTATCAAGAGAACCAAAGAGCTCTTTCAATCCATCCACATCATTTTCATCAATTGTACCACCCGATACCTTGTCAGGATTTTTTCGTGCGAAATTTATAGTATATGCCATACGAACAGCTCCCTTAATGGAAGCAGCAGGTATGTAGGGCAGGCCGCTGTTACGATCAAAAACCATCCCTACTTCAGAGGGAGAAACCTCTCCGATACCGGTTACCAAGCGACTGGTAAGTTTTGCAGACAAGGCCAGTATAGAATCTTTCGAGGCCAGATGTACCCTGTTCTCTAAAAAATCCTTTTGCTGTTTCTGCTTATGGGCAATCAAGTTGAACTCCGCCCGGTACTTTTGAACAAGCCGCTTTACACTCCCCGTATGAGGTATCTTTTCATAATCCGGAGCTCCATCATAGGGATAAAATTTCTGAAAGAGCAAACCGAAATTAGCAAACTGCTTTCCCTGTTCCACCTTGTTACGAATATACTCTGGAATTGCATAAAAACTCATTTACGCCTCCTGAAATGCACGGGCATACCGTTTCAACCAACAGAGCATTGCAAGGGTCTCCTGCTGAATACTAATATATTTACGGGCATCCATTTCTGAAATTTCTGAAAGTGCTTTCATCAGATCATCACCAAGGGTTGCCCCATTCTCATTTGCCCACTCCAGCATAACTTTTGCTGAGTCGTAGTATTTCCCCTCTTTCGCTCCCTTTGCCTTCGAGAAAAGAAATGCAAGAGTCTGGCCAAAACCATTCTGAAGGATCATGGTAGGGAGTCCAACAATAAAGTTTGCTGTCTCTTTATCTGTTCTTCCGTCAAACACAGTATCAATCTTTTGGAGAGCAAATGCGCTTCGCTGCTGTTCCTTTGTCTGTATCATCTTACGCCTCCTTCACCCATTGAATTTTAAACATACCGCGCCCCAGAGTTTCATCACCACCCATTTGAATATGAGTGGTGATAACCTCATTCTTCAGATACTGAATCAGGCTTTCCGCCGGCATCTCACTTGTATCGCGGGTATTTCCATACATAAGCACGGAATACAATATCGAATCTGCCGGCAGTAACTCTTCATAGCGCAGTGCGCCGTCAGTAGCAGTACCGGTTTTTTGATCAATCTTAATCTGTGTCTGTACCTCTGTACAATTGGAAACACCGTAATTGAATACTTCATCACTTACCAACAGGAGTTTATCTGCCCCGGACAGAAGTTTCTTCAGGGATTCAGGCAGTTCAATTTCTGCAGAAACTGTCACCTCATAATCTTCAAGGAGAACATCACCTGTTATTCCACCGGCCAGAGCCAGGGCATCGGTTCCGTCTACGGATTGTATTTTATCGTGTGCTGCCAAATTCACCATTTCCAGATCCCGAAGAGCTCGTTTCAGGACTGCCGGCGATGTAATCCAGACAAAGGGATACGCGTTTGAACGCATGGGAAACGCCAATAATTTGGCATCGGATACAGAAATTGCCCCAGGAAGAATATCCCCTTCAAAATTTTCTGCTCCGAAAATTTTGTTGGTGATCTCTTCCTGCTGTTTGGAGTCTTTTACATCTGCAATAGAATTTGAAAATTTTTCAAAATGAGCCCTCATGGCTCCTTTCACCCCTGAAGCCTGAATATGGGGCCAGTTGGTGTGGCGTTCACGCTGAATGGGAAGATCCACCACACCCGTTGATGATCCGGAACCGGCATGAACCGGAGAAATAGCATAGAATGAAATCACATCAGAGTTTTGCTGTTTATACATATGAATATCCTTTTATTATAGTGAAATACAACATTTATCAATTTTTGAACTGAACACGGTCCCTGCAGGATAATATCCCACCATGGGTTTATGAAACTGTTTTGCAAGACTCCAACCCCCCCGATATACGAGCTTTCCGGAGGCGATCACCTTTTCTCCAACCTCAGTGGTGGCCAAAACAGGCGTCGTACACATATATGCATTTAATTCAGTATTTTTATTTAGATTTACAGAATCAATCTCCTCATATGTACCAAATCGCTGTTCCCCACCGATAGTCATTACACCGGAAGAGGCAAGCCCTGTATCACGGTCTGTTGACCAGACAAGGGACCAACCTTCAGCAAGTCGGAGATGTCGGCCTGTATAAAGCTGACTTTTTTTAACACTGCGGTTAGCATCAAGAGCGATACCTGTTCGCTCCTCCTGCGTAATAAAAGAGTCCGTATTCAGCAAAATATCCGTATCAACCTTCAACTTTTTCTTTTTTTGCTGCAATGCCGGAAGGGAAACCCAGCTTCCACCAAGGGAACGTAAATCTTTCGCATGCTTTCCCCAATAAAGCGATCGATAACTTCCACAGATCCCAAGTTTTTTCGCATGAGCCGGCAATAATTCCGGGATTACAACGGCAATTTCATCTGAATTTTTCTCGCTTTCGGTCATCCAGTTATAGGGTGTTGGCACATACAATGTGTCTCCACAGGCAAGAAAAACCCCGGTTACAGAAAAAGGTGCTGAAGCGCCGAATTTTCCGATGTATCTTTCAAGATCGCTCACGCCTTTTTTGAATTGCCTGATGGTAATATCATTTTGGCTGAGAACAGCAGTCCTCATAGCTCCGCATAAAACAGAAGGAGCCGGTGGAAAGATTGTCGGAGTTTCATACTCCATACCGGCAGCCAGGGGTTCTGCCCCTCTCAGAAAAAACGTATCCGATGGAATAAATTTATACCAGCTCACTGCATACCTCCTTTGGCAAGATACCGTGCGATAATGGGAACTTCAGGATAAAAGCTCCAGGCTTCATCCTCATATTTCAAGACTAATCCAGCCAGATGCTCTGCGAGATAGCGGGATTTTTTTCGCACTTCTTCTTTACTGCCGTGAACAAAACCAGAATGACCAACCTCATAGGAAATAATATCGATGACCTTTCTTTTTGCCTGCTCTGACAAATGCTCTTGTTCCTTTTTTAATACAGCTGAAATCATTTCCCGGATTGTTTCCAACCGGTAAATAAGGGATGTGCTCAGATCTTTTTTTATAGAAGCCTCTTTGACGATATCAAAAGATTCCAAAAGACTCGTACCGGCAAAAGGGTTTTGCGCATCCCATTTTGCACTGAATCTCCGCGGTTGTCCACTTCTTTTTTTCAAACAAACGGCAATGGAATTACGCCCTTCTTTGGCCTTGGCAATATCATCCAGCAGGTGATGGGCTTCCTCCAGGGCACCGCGAAGAGGCTGTTTATGATGCACCATCAAGAGTCCAGCGGAGATTGATATTCCCTTTCCTATACCGGGTAAACGAAAAACCGGAGTTGAACCGTCTGCTTCGCTCATCGGTTCCACCCCGGTATCGGTGATACGG includes:
- the cmr6 gene encoding type III-B CRISPR module RAMP protein Cmr6, whose protein sequence is MSFYAIPEYIRNKVEQGKQFANFGLLFQKFYPYDGAPDYEKIPHTGSVKRLVQKYRAEFNLIAHKQKQQKDFLENRVHLASKDSILALSAKLTSRLVTGIGEVSPSEVGMVFDRNSGLPYIPAASIKGAVRMAYTINFARKNPDKVSGGTIDENDVDGLKELFGSLDTANASRGGFVFMDSYSVDIPQVVADVMTPHFSNYYGGKNPYPVETESPVPIQFLAVEKGLEFAFRGFFINDDAKKYAPQLMEAFNTALTELGLGAKTATGYGRFTAPSDVSEDIWLKVEQDKLRADERRRKEAEAKAEAKRIAEKKRRRSRK
- a CDS encoding type III-B CRISPR module-associated Cmr3 family protein; translated protein: MSWYKFIPSDTFFLRGAEPLAAGMEYETPTIFPPAPSVLCGAMRTAVLSQNDITIRQFKKGVSDLERYIGKFGASAPFSVTGVFLACGDTLYVPTPYNWMTESEKNSDEIAVVIPELLPAHAKKLGICGSYRSLYWGKHAKDLRSLGGSWVSLPALQQKKKKLKVDTDILLNTDSFITQEERTGIALDANRSVKKSQLYTGRHLRLAEGWSLVWSTDRDTGLASSGVMTIGGEQRFGTYEEIDSVNLNKNTELNAYMCTTPVLATTEVGEKVIASGKLVYRGGWSLAKQFHKPMVGYYPAGTVFSSKIDKCCISL
- the cmr4 gene encoding type III-B CRISPR module RAMP protein Cmr4; amino-acid sequence: MYKQQNSDVISFYAISPVHAGSGSSTGVVDLPIQRERHTNWPHIQASGVKGAMRAHFEKFSNSIADVKDSKQQEEITNKIFGAENFEGDILPGAISVSDAKLLAFPMRSNAYPFVWITSPAVLKRALRDLEMVNLAAHDKIQSVDGTDALALAGGITGDVLLEDYEVTVSAEIELPESLKKLLSGADKLLLVSDEVFNYGVSNCTEVQTQIKIDQKTGTATDGALRYEELLPADSILYSVLMYGNTRDTSEMPAESLIQYLKNEVITTHIQMGGDETLGRGMFKIQWVKEA
- the cmr5 gene encoding type III-B CRISPR module-associated protein Cmr5 — protein: MIQTKEQQRSAFALQKIDTVFDGRTDKETANFIVGLPTMILQNGFGQTLAFLFSKAKGAKEGKYYDSAKVMLEWANENGATLGDDLMKALSEISEMDARKYISIQQETLAMLCWLKRYARAFQEA